The Cydia splendana chromosome 2, ilCydSple1.2, whole genome shotgun sequence nucleotide sequence GGCGATAGTTGAGAGTGACAAGTACCAGGTCGCGATCTAGTAGATAGTGCGGACCGAAGAGATCAGAGCGGCCGGCGAACGAGTAGAAGCCACCAGGATGGATGAACACTACCACTGGCAACTTGCGTGAACTATAAAAATAGCAAAGCACATTTTTTTAAAAGCTTTTTAGCAACAGTTACAGTATTTCTAAACGAgtagggagaccgaggtgagttgtgacagaggagagttgtgacacttgtgacattgtcgatttttggGAACCTAATAACTGTTagtgagctcgcaacagtgtgcgtttggttagctcgcaacttgaactaacaaacgcgcgctattgcgacctagtttttagttcATAGATTCCAAacaatcgacaatgtcacaactctcctctgtcacaactcacctcggtctccctacTTTTATGCGACTTTGTgtgtatatgtacatattaggtacctattgttatCCGGAGTGTAGACGTTGATCCGTAGACAGTCCTCGTCCATGGGGTACTTGCCGGGACGCGCTGGCTGCGGGCATCCCGGGCCTTCCTGACTCGCTTCTACTTCAGAAGAGTACTCTACCATGTCTACCGGTGGCTAGAAACATACTATTTCTTAATTGCATTAAACCAATATTCTCAGATTCAATATTAAATCATAGATGGTTTTCACGCTTAACTCAATTGTGTATATAAATtggaaaataaattatgttcTTTATACGTTAGAGAGAGAGACTCGTAAATTAGAGACCTGGAATCTTAGCTCTCTGACGGGCGGGTGCGCGTAGCGGATGCCGCGGTAGGCCTGGAAGCGGCGGCCGAGCCGCGAGTCCATCCACGAGCCGCGGACCGCACCCGCCGGCGTCACGGTCACGGGGCCGGGAGCCGACGGCTTGGTCGGACACTCGGGCTTTGCTGAGGACATTTGAAAGGATGGTGTAAAAATAAGGCATCAAATcggttaacaaaataaaaatattttagtacctattgtAGGGGCCTAGCGGAGCCAACATAGTGGGTACATATTTTAGAgcgtttttataattttaatccgACTTTTCTCTGCaactgactgtacatattattcgtatctcctttttttaaaCCATACTATACCTAGTCATCATTAAAACACCTGGTGAAATGCGAAAACAACAATGAAACCTTGAAAATTATTGTGTGTACACATACTTGTATCATTTATCGAATTCACAAAAAGACATTTATATTATGAGGATAAAAATTTACTTCGGTATtggcatattttttttcaaagccGAAAAATAATATCTCTgtacaattttataaatgtggtaCCTAGTGTTAGTaatacaatatctgggagaccgagctttgctcggaaaacatataaaaactcataaatgCGCGTTTCCCCAGGGATAAGAccaagctagatcgatttatcgcccctaaaaacccccatatatagcaaatttcatcgcattcgttacagccgtttccgagatccccgaaatatataaataagaaCATAATATATATTCGTCAATATTATACGCTCGAAAATGATGTCCAACGGTACAACCGTCCACAGGTACAGCTCTTGCccctacatatttattaagtttCCCGATTTTTTACCCTAAATCCCGAATTTTGAATGTGCCTTTGATTTCTTGAAGTTGCCCTAGAAAATTGGTAACAGTAACATTAACCTGGTCAATATAGTGCCGGCAATggatgggtcaaacagatcactgtgttatgtctttcctgtagacatacacaagagttaagggctataaaggttaattttcttatttaatccTTATCCAcctgaaaaggtcctccttttatttaaagaactatgataaaatcattacttacatgcccacaagctgttaactattgcccacaggagagaaaactagtgtgttatcgcgaacagtacatttttctctcctgtgggcaatagttaacagcttgtgggcatgtaagcaatgattttatcatagttctttaaataaaaggaggaccttttcaggTGGATAAggattaaataagaaaattaacctttatagcccttaactcttgtgtatgtctacaggaaagacataacacagtgatctgtttgacccggaTGCAGGAGACCAGGTGGACGTGGCGTACTTCGACTTCCGGAAGGCATTTGATACCGTCGACCTTGATATCTTACTCGTGAAATTGGCAAACGCGGGTTTCACTCCGCATACGCTTACTTTCTTTGCCAGCTATATGAGTAACAGGCGCCAGTATGTGGACTGTGCTGATCACGTGTCAGAACCATATTTCACGAGGTCTGGCGTAAGTCAGGGGAGCAATTTGGGTCCCTTAGAGTTCATTTTAATGATAAATGACCTTCCTGACGTTGTTAGAGACTCCATTTGTCTACTCTTTGCTGATGACCTCAAGCTTGTCTGCAGAATCAATGACAGCTCTGACTGTATTAAATTACAAGAGGACATACATCGAGTGGTTAAATGGAGTAAAACGTACAAGCTACATTTCAACGCGGAAAAGTGCGCCATACTCTCATTCACCAGATCTCGGAATCCTATTTGCTACCAATATGTGTTAGAAGAGACACCGATGCAACGCGTTGAAGAAGTGAAGGACTTAGGGGTGCTGCTGAAGTCCGACCTTACCTTTCGAGACCATATTGTTTCAGTATGTAAAAGGGCTTTCCGAAATCTGGGGTTTGTGATGAGACAGGCTCATGCGTTTACTAACATCAATGCGATACGTGTATTGTACGAGGCAATTGTCAGGAGCCATCTAGAGGGTAATACGGCCATCTGGAGTCCACACGAGTCGAAATATAGGCTAATGTTGGAaagaattcaaaataaatttattaggtttatatatttaaaattatacggaGTATACCCTTTTTATCCATTAATGTATCCTACATTGTTCGTGTTAGGAATGGTAGGATACAATAAACTTGAAGTTAGAAGGGAACTGGGGCTAGCTTCATATATATTTAAGTTGGTACGAGGGAAGTTGTGCAATCCTGGAGTGCAGAGGTGCGTTTGAAAGTACCAGATCGGTATgtgtggcggcggcggcggccgagCCTGCTGGCCGAGCCGCGCGCTCGAACTCCTTCGCCAGGCCCCCTTTACGCGCGCAATTCGGACCCTTAATCGAGTAGCGATCGagttagatttgtttttttttgttcttcgAACGAATTCACAAAGGCCACGTTATATGTATTGTGTTACTGTAATTTGTAATAATGTACCTATGTTGTTTAGTTTCTTGTGTGTTAAAATTCCATACTGTCGAATTAGGATAGCCTGTAAAGATGGTTGTGtgtatgttaaataaaaaaaaaataaaaaaaaaaaacctgggtGATGGAGGTGGTCGGCCAGCGCACCCGACGCTACAGCACACAGCAGCAGTACCCTAATCATACTGCTACCTcacttaatttaaaatttaacaaaCTTTAAAAAGAATTATAATAAGTACTCGTTTCTTCAAACGGTGTCGCTCACTCAGCTGCGTGAACCTGACTGGTGAACCGGTGGTCGTAACGTAAGCGATGCGAACATTATCGTGGTAACTACAATAATACCTACATTCAAATCACATCTACTTTACCAGCAAAATAAAGAAAGACGAGTGTGTTATAACTTCAAATACTTTGAAGTGTGTGTGAGTATTAGCGTTCAAGTTGCTCcatattatacatacttacctacttattaaggTCTCGGGGGATCCCCTTGCTCAAAGCATCGTTTTCCTGCTATGAGTTATCAACAACAAGAAACCAGCTCGTTGGTATTCTAAGTTGGTTCGTAATTACAAGTAAACGGCTCGGACGAACTTGTGCGGCTCTACTTATATTCTTATACATATAGCGTGTTTTTTATACCCAAAGTCAGTTCTGTGTTGGCCGATTGCCCGCTACGTGCCAGAAGATCGCCAGATGACATCGGTACCTAATAGAGGTAGATGTCGAATATTTAGGCATCGAAATTTCTTATATTACTTTACAGACAAAACACACCTGAGGTTATCCGGTTTTTAAcctaaggtgtattcgggtaataccgaatgtcggataattccgaaattcagatgaaaatcacccttaattccatcataataaaagtctcctttcggaattatccgacagttttcgacattcggaattacccgagtaaaccttactgaTAAAGTGTTCACTGCAGTTCTTACATCATAATATATCTCTGTTATCAGaccgacggcggcagcgactgGCTTACAATAACAAAAACAGGAAAATATATTgtgaaaatatatttgtttGAACAGGTaccatattattttttgttattcacCGTGTTATTTATCACCATTATGCTAAATAATTATAgacataaatacctaaaaatacgttgtacaaattgtacatacttacctacaaatttTCATATTCCTTCCTATTGattctgtaatttttttttcagcgttcattGAACCTTTAAGTTTAAAGGGTAACTTAAAGTATAGAATTGCTGGCGTTCTTACATATTATATTTCTCACAGATCTCCAAGAGCCCTATAAAGCGAACACACAGTCATCGAATCTAGTCAGGTCACCGCCGCGGAGTGAGAACCACACCCGGGGATAAACAACATTAATTATTTACTTCCAAATTGCAATAAGTACATGAAGGTTACTGAAGCATGATCAAGCTTCTACTGCTGCTTTCGGCTGTCGCGGTGGCCGCACAGCAGCACCACAGCCATGAAGATGCCGGTAATTGTGACTTAGATTTAGATATTGTGTATTTCGACAGTACGACTTATATCTACTCAGGTATATCTTTGAATAAGGCAGTTGTTAAATTGCATTAAGtggtaagtacataatttaaattattcGCATTTAGTTAAGCAAGTTACCTTATTGAATTTCGAAGAAGCAAAATTACTTACGCATGTTGTAGAGGAGgtgtataatttttaaaaacttGTGACTCAAGAGTTTGACAGCCGAACTAGATGGCGCTATGTGGCGCCATATGTTTTGTGGTTACGAATTGTCAAATATGAACTTTTGACAACCAGAATTTCCGCATAATGTACGGGACCGTACAGCGACATCTACTCAAGCTATCAAATTTGAAGTACGAAACTTTTTTAGGCCTTATACTTCTTTTACTATTAATAACTCTTTGCTTCTAAGTGAAGAAAGTGAGGTATTTTCATACACTAGAATAAAAATTGTTCATCTACTGGTTAAAACCACTGTAAAAGTATTTTGGATTTTCAGGCCATGGGACGACAAAATCAGCAACGCTTGAGACCTGTCCTAAGCCTGCACATGTAGTTCCGTCGGCCTCCGGCCCCGTAACCGTAACGCCGGCGGGTGTGATCCGTGGCTCGTGGATGGACTCGCGGCTCGGGCGTCGCTTCCAGGCCTACCGCGGCATCCGTTACGCGCAACCACCCGTAGGAGAGCTACGGTTCCAAGTTTGTTCTGCTCTACATAGCTTTCTAATACTGGGACAAGACGAATCGCATTTCGCTTAGGGCTTTCAAGTTAATAAGTTTTTTGATACAGCGTGGAAAGAATAGCTCGTTCAGCGATCACGACATATATcgtctttcaaaataaataaaaattgcctAAAGAGTTCAAAATCTATTACATTACGCAAGCAGCGGCGCATCGTCCCATGGTGGTGGTAAAGAGGTTGTTAGCTCActacacatttttattaattcaggATATATTTTCAGCCTCCAGTAGACATGAAGAAGTACACATCTGAGGTGGACGCGAGCAAGGAGGGTCCGGGCTGCCCGGAGCCCGTTGAGCCCGGCGAGTATTATTATGTCGACGAAGACTGTCTCCGCATCAATGTCTATACTCCCGATAATAACAGGTAACTTTTTAGTAAATAGATCAGTTAGAtcacattaggtacctataatgtATATATAACATCTTTATATACTTATGAATAATGTTAACAAAATGTGTGgtaaaactaataaaatgtatttatttgtcttaGCTCGCGTAAGCTGCCGGTGGTTATATTCATTCACCCTGGCGGTTACTACTCGTTTTCGGGTCGCTCTGACCTTTTCGGCCCCCACTACCTACTGGACAGAGATCTAGTTCTTGTTGTGATCAACTACAGACTGGCCTCACTTGGTAAATATTGACGTATTTTTCTGTCATCCCTTACATTCTAATGCGTGCCCTAAAAGTACCTACACACAGGGTGTCCTTTTAGCCTTTATTTTCAGACATCCTTTTCTGTTTAGACTTTCCGCTTCCAAGGGTTCATAGCTCACATTTCTGTTCCCAGGTTTTTTGAGCACTGGTGATTCCGTAGCACCTGGCAACAACGGCTTTAAGGACCAGGTGTCAGCGCTGCGCTGGGTGCAGCGCAACGTGGCGGCGTTTGGCGGCGACCCGGGCAAAGTTACCATCACCGGGTGCAGCGCTGGCTCATCTAGCGTGGTTCTGCACATGATTTCACCCATGTCTAAAGGTCAGTTCCTGTCAGTGTACCAAAGGCACAACAATATGACTCAATACTGGCATAAACGGAGCCACATATATCTGTAATTCCCTAGGAATTGGTTTCAGTTTCTGGTAAGTAGGTTTTTTCTCTAGTCGATCGGAATAAATATTTACGATTGTATTACAGACCTCTTTCATCGAGGAATTGCGGTGTCCTGGTCACCCATTGGCAAGGAACCCCTACCGTCGCACCAGCTAGACCTGGCGCAAAAGCAGGCGTCTCTCCTGAACTGTCCCACCAACTCGTCGCGCGCCATCGTCGATTGCCTGAAAACCAAAACTTGGCAGGAGCTCGGCAATTCGCTTGAGGCTTTCTGGGATGTGAGTACGATCAGAATTAAAAAGTTGAACTTCCTCGCCGCGGGGTAAGCAATCTAGCAATCTAATTTGAGGAAAAacgagaaaaaaaattacacagctCGAtaccataggggctattcataaattacgtcatttcaaattaggggggggggctggacatcggatgatggtagcatgacgtaggaggaaacagggtcatttgatgcatgatttttggatgattttaggggggggggggggtcaaaaatagtcaaaaatagatgacgtaatttatggacagccccatactCGTAACAATAAGGTGGGTTATTGGCATCAGAGAAAAGCCggaaaatattcattataagtacttatgtacttatttattgcGATTAATATGTAGTTATAACACGTCTAAGGTATAATGGAAATTTCGAGTAGGTATTAAACTCAATCtaaataggttttttttttgttttagtaatttttttatgCTTGGTGGATTAATTGATACTTAAAATTTCAATTTATTCTCAATTAGAGATTCGGCTTTGGCTACGATCCGATCAGCTTCTGGACTCCAGTAGTTGAGCCGGATGTGGGGCAGCCGCGTTTCTTGTCCGTGCAGCCTGACGAGGCCGTGCGGAAAGGCCACTTCAATGCTGTGCCGCTGCTCGTCAGCCAGACTGAGGACGAATTCTTCTGGAAGGCGTTTTGTAAGTTTTTATACACAATGTGTGGACCACCTAACTAGACTTATCCAACGCACGTTTACGATAGGAGCATTATATCAAATGCTGTCTACCGATGTAGATAccataatatatacctacttttatcATCCAGATGTGACCAGAAACAAGACTATACGCGAACGCATGAACGCAGAATGGGAAAAAGTGGCGCCCCTTTCTTTCAATCTGCCTGAAAAGAACTCGGTGGCGGCCAGCCGTCGGCTCAAGGAGTTTTACCTGGGTGGCAAGCCGGTTGAAGACACTCCTGAAAGCAACAAGGCACTTGGGAAGTTGTATGGAGATAGCTGGATTGGGCTTAATGCTCACAGGTAGTTTCCTGTGCTTTAAATGTATAATGCGTCCTGCCTGTATTACAGAGTGACGTACCTAGTTTGCCTGTTACTTTCTAAAATAAACAAAGTATAGAGACTATAGAGTTATAGTGGTAGTTTTACCATTACAGGTTAGCAAACCTGATGTGCCGTCACTCCCCGCAACCGGTGTGGTACAGTGTCTTCAGCTACATCGGCAACAACAGCTTCTACGAGGATCCAGTTACCGGCAAGCCTGCTGGTAAATTACTATGCTtaacataataaaacaaaaataagcgTAGAACGTTCTGTCTAATGAACTacctttatttttttcattttgacattggaaatgtcttttcgttcgctccagtatagggtccgatttcacgaaaaagtgcgatccccttatatctcggaaagttgtgaagatatgatattaaaaaataggctcaaaagacgcataatcacgagagctgtaaggtgcaaaaataattattcgagaaagtcaaaaacaaaaaagttatggtcgaaatagtgaaaaaaaaattcattttttccgaatttttgattttggtgctcgataatttggaaacgaagaatgatatcaaaaatttgagaaaaacggctctggacaatttagtcagctacaatttgagcctaaaacaaagacgatcgggttaagggtttgccctgtagcttaaccttaaaatagtcaaaaagtcagaacgacatttttcacgtgacatttatgacttcatgtcagggagagagggagaggggagagggagaggggagaggggagagggagagggagagggagaggggagggagggagagggagagggagagggagagggagaggggagggagagggagagggagagggagagggagagggaggaggggagagggagagggagaggagagggagggagagggagagggagagggagagggagagggagagggagagagggagagggagagggagagggagagggagagggagaggtgagagggagagggagagggagagggagagggagaggggagagggagagggagagggagagggagagggagagggagaggggaggaggggagagggagagggagagggagagggaggaggagggagagggagagggagagggagagggagagggagagggagagggagagggagagggagagggagagggagagggagagggagagggagagggagagagggagagggagagggagagggagagggagagggagagggagagggagagggagagggagaggggagagggagaggagagggagagggagagggagagggaggagagggagagggagaggaggagggagagggagagggagagggagagggatagggagagggagagggagagggagagggagaggggagaggagagggagagggagagggagaggggagagggaggagggagaggggaggagggagagggagagggagagggaggagagggagagggagagggagagaagggagagggagagggagaggagagggaggagagggagagggagagggagagggagagggagagggagaggggagaggggagaggggagagggagagggagaggagagggagggagagggagagggagaggggagggaggagagggagagggaggagggagagggagaggggagagggagagggagagggagagggagagggagagggtgagggagagagggagagggagagggagagggagaggggagagggagagggagagagagggagaggagagggagagggagagggagagggagagggagagggagagggagagggagagggattattttattctgtttttagtatttgttgttatagcggcaacagaaatacatcatctgtgaaaatttcaactgtctagctatcacggttcgtgagatacagcctggtgacagacggacggacggacggacggacggacggacggacggacggacggacggacggacagcgaagtcttagtaatagggtcccgttttaccctttgggtacggaaccctaaaaaacaagtttttattgttacatagtgcaaaacgcctttttgatggcgatgttgctactatgggacgtagtctaaatatccttgttgatagatgtcaaaaagtgacaagtaacactttgcaaaaactaagttttacgaaaaaagTATAGatccattttaagtgacaagtttaccaataatattaggtcattacctatgaaattggcgttttgttcggagaatttcaacgaaacccgaatttccatacaattaattttgcggatatttttttgatggctaattcaaaaccaaacaaaattttcccagtaatttttgacacctttaaggtatgttttcaatatctccatttcttgaaaattggtaccattagaaaaatataagtaattttaatactcgaaccgacagcacatgaaaagacctattttcaaggcttaattctgaacacttaacaataaaaaataacaattaattgtatgtaaaatcgttgtttattgagtgcactgtagttttattgtaattgtgtatgtacttttgtaaaaaaaaaaaaaaaactaggatcagacttatatctgaACAAATGAACataaacgccaatttcataggtaaggacctaatatttactttttatgtgcaaatgcatttaaaaaaaaaaaaacaaaaaaatttttttggggAAAATTGACCTagactcatattacattttttccttcttttgacctcaaaAATTCGTGGTTAAAATCTTTCGTATTCCTCGTGAACACcttgtatataataatatagtactTAGGATTCCCATCGCTTTCTGCGCAGGAGCGGCACACCACGACGACTTGATCTACTTGTTCTCCATGAGTTACTTCCGAACTCCGATCAAGGCacgttcgccgccgccgcccgcgccgcagGACCACCTCATGGTGGAGCGCATGACCGCCATCTGGTACACCTTCGCCAAGCACGGGTGAGCATCAACTACGAGTAAACTACTTGTGTGTTTAAGGAGTATCATGGGAGTGTTTACTATTGCTATACTCACCATGCTTCGAAGAGTTTTGTTTCTCAACAAAACCGTTTTTTCATTTCCCAGAAATCCAAATCCTCGTAAAGGGGAATTGTCAGAGCTGTCCTGGCTGCACTGGCCTGCCATGAAGCCCGAGGACAGGAAGTACCTTAAGGTGGACCGGCAGTTCTCCGTGCACGAGAAACTGCATGAAAAACAGCTACAAGTATGGGACGAGCTCTACCCCATGCAGTTTTGATCTCACTTTACAATATTTATCTGTAAATAGGTgatcttaaataaaatatttccatATGTAAATAAGTATGTAGTTACTTCATTTGTCAATCACATGGTGGTATAAATTAAATGACACTGTGTAATCCTCCTggcaataatataattattaaatttactaaattGTGTTATTTCATAAACAAATATTGATGAATTCAAAACCaaagtatgtacatatttagATGTCGTAGGCGTATTAGGTATAGTTACTaaagaaaaaaaccggacaagtgcgagtcggacgcgcCCACCGAGGATTCAGTACAAAGTtaactaattttatttaattttaatttgttttttagggttccgtacccaaagggtaaaacgggaccctattactaagactccgctgtccgtccgtccgtctatccgtccgtccgtccgtctgtcaccaggctgtatctcaggaaccgtgatagcttagacagttgaaattttcacagatgatgtatttctgttgccgctataacaacaaatactaaaaacagaataaaataaagatataagtggggctcccttacaacaaacgtgatttttgaccgaagttaagcaacgtcgggcggggtcagtacttggatgggtgaccgtttttttttgccttttttgcattatggtacggaacccttcgtgcgcgagtccgactcgcacttgcccggttttttttacaaatttaaagTTTCTGATTTTTCCCTGTACATCTTGTAGGTAGTATAAGACGagattacttgccaaatttcatagttctaggtcaacggaaagtacctacctataaatttTGAGAGTATCGAAATATACGTTACTGCGGCATAAACGGTCGTATCTTTTTTTAAGTCAATTTAGAAGTTTGACTTTTCACAGCTTCTGGGGACTATGTAGACCTGACTACCTGAGTAtattatggttttaatttcaactcgataacTCCTCGCGTTCCCAAGATAAATGGTCTcttgatagacagacggacggaccgaCAACAAAATGAccttataagggttccgttttttttgactacttaaaaacaacaaaaaaaatgttataaatacctacctatgatAGTTTGATTTATTCCCTAGACGTGAATGGGATCGTTCCGTGCTGTAGCCctgtaggtattaggtaggtacgtgaGTAGCGTGCAAAGTGCTCCATATTATTAATGAACGTAATTCCCAGCGCGAGAGTCGTCCATTTTCCTCCTTTTGTCGATATAGTAACGTTGACGATTTGCTGTCCttgaatttttatatgtaagtaaataCTTCAAGAAGTTTTGCCGATCACTGGTTTAGGTTCTTATTAAGGTACCTAAGTtgaaatatacaataaaatggcggtcaatgttaaaaagcaacgtgaaccgttaaaattcttatatgcagcatacgactgttatatatctgataaagatacttaagtgaaccactataaagtccaagtcgttatttcgataggtacactagtgaacctctaaacagttataaggcatcttgtgaacgttttaacagccgctatgcagacagtcccaatggtagtataatttTTTATCACTTCAGCACAATATGCTGTACACACCACCCATATTGCATGTTATGTGGGAAATCGTAATAAACATGATCGTATTGAGCGGATAATCCTACCGTACCGTGTAAACTAAAAGTGGTTCTGTGAGGTGTAGTGGTACTGGTAGTATTGGTACCTAGACCTCACCAGCCCCCAATAATTAactgtatatataaaaaaaaaactaagtaaGTAAATGCATTTTTGTCTAAACAAACAGAGACGCTTCGCGCTCGGGCGATGAACAAATCAAATAATATATCTTCGCTCCTTTAACTCGTGAGCAAATTATGAATGCCTGGTGCATTATTCATTTGTTTATTTAGGTGACTGACCCATATGTACCTG carries:
- the LOC134804456 gene encoding carboxylic ester hydrolase-like; translated protein: MIKLLLLLSAVAVAAQQHHSHEDAGHGTTKSATLETCPKPAHVVPSASGPVTVTPAGVIRGSWMDSRLGRRFQAYRGIRYAQPPVGELRFQPPVDMKKYTSEVDASKEGPGCPEPVEPGEYYYVDEDCLRINVYTPDNNSSRKLPVVIFIHPGGYYSFSGRSDLFGPHYLLDRDLVLVVINYRLASLGFLSTGDSVAPGNNGFKDQVSALRWVQRNVAAFGGDPGKVTITGCSAGSSSVVLHMISPMSKDLFHRGIAVSWSPIGKEPLPSHQLDLAQKQASLLNCPTNSSRAIVDCLKTKTWQELGNSLEAFWDRFGFGYDPISFWTPVVEPDVGQPRFLSVQPDEAVRKGHFNAVPLLVSQTEDEFFWKAFYVTRNKTIRERMNAEWEKVAPLSFNLPEKNSVAASRRLKEFYLGGKPVEDTPESNKALGKLYGDSWIGLNAHRLANLMCRHSPQPVWYSVFSYIGNNSFYEDPVTGKPAGAAHHDDLIYLFSMSYFRTPIKARSPPPPAPQDHLMVERMTAIWYTFAKHGNPNPRKGELSELSWLHWPAMKPEDRKYLKVDRQFSVHEKLHEKQLQVWDELYPMQF